The Sphingomonas sanguinis nucleotide sequence GGTCGTCGCCATGGCGGTGCTGCGCCCGTGGCAGTATCAGGACGATACCGCGATCTTCAACCAGAAGCGGATGGTCGACATGGTCGCCGCCCGCCTGATCAGTCGCCGTCTGGAAAATCGGGCGCGCGCCGGGGGCAGCTTCTTGCAGGCCAGCGTCGCGCTCGACGATGTGTCGCGCTCGGCCAATCTCACCACGGTCAATGTCGTGCCGATCGGCGACAATTGGGAAGCCGCGCTGAAGGACGTGCGCGCGGTCGTCGCCGACGCGATGGCGACCCCGCCGACGCAGGGTGAGATCGACCGCGAACTTGCCGATTACGACGCGATCCTGCGCAACCAGGTCGAAACCGCACGGGTCGAGGCGGGGTCGAAACAGGCCGACGACATGGTCGGGGCTCTCGATATCCGCGAGACGGTGACGGCGCCCGAGACGAGCTATCAGATCCTGCGTCAGGCAATCGATAAGAAGATGTTCACGCCCGACACGGTGCTCGCCTCGACGCGCAAGATTTTCCAGGGCACCGCGACCCGCGCACTGGTCAACACCCGCACCGTGCAAGCCGATGCGGTCGCCAGGCTGACCGCCGCGCTGAAGGCCGATGTCCGCCCGCTCGCCGAACAGCGTCGCCGCCAGGGTACGGTGACCTTCGCTCAGCTCCCCAAGCTGGGTACCCCCGGCAAGGTCGTGTCACGCGAGAAGGTCTCCGATCTGGGGCTGGAGAAGGTGACCTTCGCCAATGGCACGCGGCTGCTGCTGTTCGCCAATGACGGCGAGACGGCTCGCGTCTATCTGCGCGTCCGGTTCGGGCGTGGCTATGATGCCTTGCCTGCGAACCGGGAAAGCCCGGCCTGGGCGGCCGACCTCGCGCTGGTCGCGGGGGGCATCGGCAAGTTCGACCAGGGCGATCTCGACCGGCTGACCGCCGGGCGGACCATGGGGCTGGACTTCGACGTCGATGACGATGCGTTCGCCTTCAACGCCCTGTCGTCGCCCGGCGATTATGCCGACAACCTTAAGCTGATGGCGGCCAAGCTGATCGCGCCGCGCTGGGACGCGGCACCGGTCAACCGGGCCAAGGCGGCGATGCTGGCGGGGTATGACGGGTTCGACTCGTCGCCCGACGGTGTGCTCGGCCATGATCTAGAGCGGTTGCTGCGCGACGGCGATCCGCGCTGGGGCACGCCGCCGCGCGACGCGGTGGCGGCGACCACGCCCCAGTCGTTCAAGGCGCTCTGGGCCCCGCTGCTCGCCTCCGGCCCGATCGAGGTGTCGGTGTTCGGCGACGTGAAGGCGGACGACGCGATCAAGGCGGTGGCTGACAGCTTCGGGGCGATCCCGGCGCGTAAAGGTGCGACCGGCCCGGTACCGCCGATCCGCTTTCCCGCGCATGTCGCCACGCCGGTCGTCCGCACGCATACCGGCCCGGCGGATCAGGCGGCGGCGGTGATCGCCTGGCCGACCGGCGGCGGCTCGGCCGACGATCGCATCCGCAACCGGCTGGAGGTGCTGGCGCAGGTCTTTGCCGACCGGCTGTTCGACCGGCTGCGGTCGCAGGCGGGGGCCAGCTACAGCCCACAGGTCGCCAGCCAATGGCCGATCGGCCTGCCCGGCGGCGGGCGGATGATCGCCATCGGTATGGTCGCCCCCGACAAGGTCGACTTCTTCCTGTCGACCGCGCGCGCGATCGCCGCCGATCTGGCCTCCAAGCCCATCGACGCCGACGAACTGCAACGGATCAAACGGCCCATGGCGCAGCGCCTCGCCCGCATGGCCTCGGGCAATCTGTTCTGGATGCAGCGGCTGGGCGGTGCGACCTATGACCCGCAGCGGATCGAGGCGACCAAGCGACTGGCGCAGGATTTCGTGTCGATCGGTCCGGCCGACCTGCAGACGGTCGCGGCGAAATATCTGCGCCCCGATACCGACTGGATGCTGAAGGTGGTGCCGCGCGCCAAATAATTTCCTCCCCTGCAAGGGGAGGGGGACCAGCGAAGCTGGTGGAGGGGTGTCCCCGCTGATGATGACACCCCTCCGTCAGTCCTGCGGACTGCCACCTCCCCTTGCAGGGGAGGAACTTGCCGGTGCGAGCATCGTTTTAGCCGCCAACCACCTTTGTGCGGCGCAATAATCGCGCTGCCCTTTCGCTTTGCTTGGCTTTCGGCTATGGCGCGCGGCGACATACCCTCCGAACAAGAGAAATTTGCATGAGCCTCCGCAACGTGGCGATCATCGCGCACGTCGACCATGGCAAGACGACCCTGGTTGATCAGCTGTTCCGCCAGTCGGGCACCTTCCGCGACAACCAGCGTGTCGAAGAGCGCGCGATGGACTCCAACGACCTGGAAAAGGAGCGCGGGATCACCATTCTCGCCAAGCCGACCTCGGTTGACTGGACTCCGCCGGGCAGCGACGAGTCGATCCGCATCAACATCGTCGACACCCCCGGCCACGCCGACTTTGGCGGCGAGGTGGAGCGCATCCTCTCGATGGTCGACGGCGTCGTCCTCCTGGTCGATTCGTCGGAAGGCGCGATGCCGCAGACGAAGTTCGTGACCGGCAAGGCGCTGGCGCTGGGCCTGAAGCCGATCGTCGTCGTCAACAAGGTCGACCGCGCCGACGCGCGTATCCAGGAAGTTCTGGACGAAGTGTTCGACCTGTTCGTCTCGCTCGACGCGAATGACGAACAGCTCGACTTCCCCGTCCTCTACGCCTCGGGCCGCAACGGCTATGCCTCGACCGACATGGACGCGCGCGAAGGCACGCTGATCCCGATGTTCGAGACGATCGTGAACCATGTCCCGGCCCCGAAGGTCGAGGTTGAGGACGTGCCCTTCACCTTCCTGGTGACGCTGCTCGACCGCGACAACTTCCTGGGCCGCATCCTGACCGGCCGCGTGAACTCGGGCACGGTCAAGCTGAACCAGGCGATCCACGCGCTCGACGCCGATGGCAATGTCATCGAAACCGGCCGCGCGTCGAAGATCCTGTCGTTCCGCGGCCTGGACCGCGTGCCGGTCGAGGAAGCCAAGGCGGGCGACATCATCTCGCTGGCAGGTCTGGCCGTCGCCACCGTCGCGAACACCATCGCCGACACCAGCGTCAGTGTGCCGCTCCAGGCGCAGCCGATCGATCCGCCGACGCTGTCGATGCGCTTCGCCGTCAACGACTCGCCGATGGCGGGCCGTGAGGGCTCGAAGGTCACCAGCCGCATGATCCGCGACCGCCTGATGCGCGAAGCGGAGTCGAACGTCGCGGTGAAGGTCACCGAGAGCGACGACCGTGACAGCTTCGAGGTTGCCGGTCGCGGCGAACTCCAGCTGGGCGTTCTGATCGAGACGATGCGCCGCGAAGGCTTCGAGCTGGGCATCAGCCGCCCGCGCGTGCTGTTCGGCGAGGACGAGGACGGCAAGAAGACCGAGCCGTACGAAACCGTCATCATCGACGTGGACGAGGAATATTCGGGCACGGTCGTCGAGAAGATGAACCTGCGCAAGGCCGAGATGACCGACATGCGGCCCTCGGGCGGCGGCAAGACCCGCATCACCTTCTCCGCGCCGTCGCGCGGCATGATCGGCTATCACGGCGAGTTCCTGTCGGACACGCGTGGCACCGGCATCATGAACCGCCTGTTCGAGAAGTACGGCCCCCACAAGGGCAAGATCGAAGGCCGCAAGAACGGCGTTCTGATCTCGAACGGCGCCGGCGAAGCACAGGGCTATGCCCTGGGTCCGCTCGAAGAGCGCGGCATCCTATTCGTCGGTCACGGCGAGGCGCTCTATGAGGGCATGATCATCGGCGAGAACGCCAAGACGGATGACCTTGAGGTCAACCCGATGAAGGCGAAGCAGCTGACCAACTTCCGCGCGTCGGGCGGCAAGGATGACGCCATCCGCCTGACCCCGCCGAAGAAGATGACGCTGGAGCAGGCGATCGCCTATATCGACGACGACGAGATGGTCGAAGTGACCCCGAAGTCGATCCGTCTGCGCAAGCGCTACCTCGACCCGAACGAGCGCAAGCGCGCGGCTCGGTCGAAGGCGGCGTAAGAGAGAAGGGGCCGGACGGAAACGTCCGGCCCTTTTTCGTTATTGCGGCCATCGCCATCGGCACACCGGATGCATCGCGAATCCGATCACAGATGACGGACAAGTTCGTTAGCGCGATAGGGTTTATCGCGATATTTGTGGTGCCATAGAAAAACAGGAGAGGTTTTATGGCGCTGGCAATCGAAATTGGTGTGACGTGGTTGGCGGCCTCGACCGTGCTGGGTTGCGTGCTCGGGCGGACGATCCTCTCGACCCGCTAATTATTTGCTGTTCCTCCCCTGCGAGGGGAGGAATGAATACCGGGGCCCTGGCTGGGTGGGCCAAGTTGCCTGTAATTGGGCACCCAATCCCCGTTCAGCCTGAGCGAAGTCGAAGGCCACGCTTGGACCTCCGCCACGATCCGACCTTGGATCGAGACGTTCTCCCTTGGCCTTCGACTTCGCTCAGGCTGAACGGAGGGGGCGCGGCGCGGTCAGCGACCGGCCCCGCCTGCGTCATGCCGCGTGCGACAGCATGTCCTGCTCTGCAGCCAGTGCCGCACCCAGATCGGCCCAGATGTCCCGCACATCCTCCAGCCCGACCGACAGTCGCACCAGATCGGGCATGATTCCATGCGCAATGAGCTGTTCGACCGGATAGGTGGAATGGGTCATGCTGGCGGGATGCTGGATCAACGTCTCGGCATCGCCCAGCGACACGGCGCGCTGGATCAGGGTCAGCCGGTTCATCACCCGCTTGCCCGCCTCGAACCCGCCAC carries:
- a CDS encoding M16 family metallopeptidase; the protein is MAFPSRAMRCLALPVLLGLAIPVIGQVPGQTDNRSVPQGLPVPAGVVSAAADPLAPLPPIPGVDQTPWLYKGSDLPQDKMWKFGRLANGLRFAVRRNGVPPGQVAVRVRIDAGSLNEQASERGFAHLIEHLSFRGSQYVPDGEAKRIWQRLGATFGSDSNASTTPTQTVYQLDLPGATEAGLDESLKILSGMMAAPSLTAQSLNAERPVVLAERREQPGPQVRYSDKLRETFFAGQPLAERSPIGQLKTLEAATPETVKAFHDRWYRPERAVVIISGDMDPALLARLVTRNFGSWQGVGPNPPDPDFGKPTADAPVAGALVEPSMPPVVAMAVLRPWQYQDDTAIFNQKRMVDMVAARLISRRLENRARAGGSFLQASVALDDVSRSANLTTVNVVPIGDNWEAALKDVRAVVADAMATPPTQGEIDRELADYDAILRNQVETARVEAGSKQADDMVGALDIRETVTAPETSYQILRQAIDKKMFTPDTVLASTRKIFQGTATRALVNTRTVQADAVARLTAALKADVRPLAEQRRRQGTVTFAQLPKLGTPGKVVSREKVSDLGLEKVTFANGTRLLLFANDGETARVYLRVRFGRGYDALPANRESPAWAADLALVAGGIGKFDQGDLDRLTAGRTMGLDFDVDDDAFAFNALSSPGDYADNLKLMAAKLIAPRWDAAPVNRAKAAMLAGYDGFDSSPDGVLGHDLERLLRDGDPRWGTPPRDAVAATTPQSFKALWAPLLASGPIEVSVFGDVKADDAIKAVADSFGAIPARKGATGPVPPIRFPAHVATPVVRTHTGPADQAAAVIAWPTGGGSADDRIRNRLEVLAQVFADRLFDRLRSQAGASYSPQVASQWPIGLPGGGRMIAIGMVAPDKVDFFLSTARAIAADLASKPIDADELQRIKRPMAQRLARMASGNLFWMQRLGGATYDPQRIEATKRLAQDFVSIGPADLQTVAAKYLRPDTDWMLKVVPRAK
- the typA gene encoding translational GTPase TypA; its protein translation is MSLRNVAIIAHVDHGKTTLVDQLFRQSGTFRDNQRVEERAMDSNDLEKERGITILAKPTSVDWTPPGSDESIRINIVDTPGHADFGGEVERILSMVDGVVLLVDSSEGAMPQTKFVTGKALALGLKPIVVVNKVDRADARIQEVLDEVFDLFVSLDANDEQLDFPVLYASGRNGYASTDMDAREGTLIPMFETIVNHVPAPKVEVEDVPFTFLVTLLDRDNFLGRILTGRVNSGTVKLNQAIHALDADGNVIETGRASKILSFRGLDRVPVEEAKAGDIISLAGLAVATVANTIADTSVSVPLQAQPIDPPTLSMRFAVNDSPMAGREGSKVTSRMIRDRLMREAESNVAVKVTESDDRDSFEVAGRGELQLGVLIETMRREGFELGISRPRVLFGEDEDGKKTEPYETVIIDVDEEYSGTVVEKMNLRKAEMTDMRPSGGGKTRITFSAPSRGMIGYHGEFLSDTRGTGIMNRLFEKYGPHKGKIEGRKNGVLISNGAGEAQGYALGPLEERGILFVGHGEALYEGMIIGENAKTDDLEVNPMKAKQLTNFRASGGKDDAIRLTPPKKMTLEQAIAYIDDDEMVEVTPKSIRLRKRYLDPNERKRAARSKAA